From the genome of Victivallis lenta, one region includes:
- a CDS encoding acyl-[acyl-carrier-protein] thioesterase, which produces MNGFHVEHFTVRHREADRRGDLRLAGWFDFLQEAAANHAARLGVGLEMLQKNGMIWVLSKLKLEMERSPRISEKITVETYPNGFRRLHAARQFRIVGEAGDEIGRASSRWLLLGLPRLRPLKLESLPVELPDNSGRPDYFTLEAKLPARGLTPELQVPVRYSMEDVNGHLNNAEYAGLIQDFAAMKRGGSPVFRSVELHYLAAVREPDVLSVGGEFTGNRLFVEGSGKSGQTSFTALAELA; this is translated from the coding sequence ATGAACGGTTTTCACGTCGAACACTTCACCGTCCGCCACCGCGAGGCCGACCGCCGCGGCGACCTCCGGCTGGCCGGCTGGTTCGATTTCCTGCAGGAGGCGGCGGCCAATCATGCCGCGCGCCTCGGCGTCGGGCTCGAAATGCTGCAGAAAAACGGCATGATCTGGGTTTTATCGAAATTGAAGCTTGAAATGGAACGCTCGCCGCGCATCAGCGAAAAGATCACGGTGGAGACCTACCCGAACGGTTTCCGCCGCCTCCATGCCGCGCGGCAGTTCCGAATCGTCGGCGAAGCGGGCGACGAGATCGGCCGCGCCTCAAGCCGCTGGCTGCTGCTCGGGCTGCCGCGGCTGCGGCCGCTGAAGCTCGAAAGTCTGCCGGTCGAGCTGCCGGACAACTCCGGACGTCCCGACTATTTCACGCTGGAAGCGAAGCTCCCGGCACGCGGACTCACGCCGGAACTTCAGGTTCCCGTCCGCTATTCGATGGAAGATGTGAACGGCCACCTGAACAACGCCGAATATGCTGGGCTCATACAGGATTTCGCGGCAATGAAGCGCGGCGGCTCTCCGGTGTTCCGCTCCGTCGAGCTGCATTATCTCGCGGCAGTCAGGGAGCCGGACGTGCTGTCGGTCGGCGGCGAGTTCACCGGAAACCGGCTCTTCGTCGAGGGAAGCGGAAAATCCGGCCAGACGAGCTTCACCGCCCTGGCGGAACTGGCCTGA
- a CDS encoding alkaline phosphatase, which produces MIRAVRWCISALLLLLAWQVHADARNVIVFFINGANQAGLEFARAAGADFAGLSNLSAFPVRGTLLPLTGEYRHLPLAAANAVALGKPADDAVGTLSSGEELDSLATLVKQSGRRVGIISDSLLTGWLPGAFYAHEPGADRAEMVANWLPLCDFNVLAGEVPSPDGRSAGDRLGDTMARIGYRNVLDVKNLTPPVSRLFIRHTDSAGRRYAMARRTRTDRERLIDYTATALECLENRNGFLLVAECGNIAPAGVENDASMLLGELWTFDRALGKALDFFKAAPEDTLIVVVSLYDAGELRLTGEPDTDFPFGRSRLELLCELNREPRTFGQALALLGAGELFAPGAEQLRELQRLYFDAPRLMEPQVLAGMRGFWNYEPDTVMRDYREWIDRLQDLRDRHYGAGFFSKRPAAALTPVWAIGAGAKEFAGEYSPEEFHGKLRRALGLAPEPR; this is translated from the coding sequence ATGATCCGGGCGGTCCGCTGGTGCATTTCGGCTCTGTTGCTGCTGCTGGCGTGGCAGGTTCATGCCGACGCCCGTAATGTGATCGTCTTTTTCATCAACGGGGCGAATCAGGCCGGGCTTGAGTTCGCCCGGGCGGCCGGGGCGGATTTTGCGGGGTTGTCGAACCTGTCGGCGTTTCCGGTCCGTGGGACGCTCCTGCCGCTGACCGGGGAGTATCGGCATCTGCCGCTGGCGGCGGCCAATGCGGTGGCGCTCGGGAAGCCGGCCGACGATGCGGTCGGCACACTTTCGTCCGGAGAAGAGCTCGATTCGCTTGCGACGCTTGTGAAGCAGTCGGGGCGCCGGGTCGGGATCATTTCGGATTCGCTGCTGACCGGCTGGCTGCCGGGGGCATTTTATGCGCATGAGCCCGGTGCGGACCGGGCGGAAATGGTGGCGAACTGGCTGCCGCTCTGTGACTTCAATGTATTGGCCGGAGAGGTTCCGTCGCCGGACGGAAGGTCTGCCGGTGACCGGCTCGGCGACACGATGGCGCGGATCGGCTACCGCAATGTTCTCGATGTGAAGAACCTGACGCCGCCGGTGTCGCGGCTTTTCATCCGCCATACCGACTCTGCCGGGCGTCGTTACGCGATGGCGCGGAGGACGCGCACGGACCGGGAGCGGTTGATCGACTACACCGCAACCGCTCTGGAGTGCCTCGAAAACCGGAATGGTTTTCTCCTGGTGGCGGAGTGCGGCAATATTGCTCCGGCCGGAGTTGAAAACGATGCTTCGATGCTGCTCGGGGAGCTGTGGACGTTCGACCGGGCGCTGGGGAAGGCGCTGGATTTCTTCAAGGCGGCTCCGGAGGATACGCTGATTGTGGTCGTCTCTTTGTATGACGCCGGGGAGCTTCGGCTGACGGGTGAGCCGGATACGGATTTCCCTTTCGGCCGTTCCCGGCTGGAGTTGCTTTGCGAATTGAACCGGGAACCGCGGACGTTCGGCCAGGCGCTGGCGCTGCTGGGGGCCGGGGAACTGTTTGCGCCGGGAGCGGAACAGCTTCGGGAGCTGCAGCGGCTTTATTTTGATGCGCCGCGTTTGATGGAGCCGCAGGTGCTGGCCGGAATGCGCGGGTTCTGGAATTACGAGCCTGACACGGTCATGCGCGATTACCGCGAATGGATTGATCGGCTTCAGGATTTGCGCGACCGGCATTACGGCGCGGGATTTTTTTCGAAACGGCCGGCGGCGGCGCTGACGCCGGTCTGGGCGATCGGCGCAGGGGCGAAGGAGTTTGCGGGGGAATACTCGCCGGAGGAATTCCACGGGAAGCTGCGCCGCGCGCTGGGGCTGGCCCCGGAACCGAGGTGA
- a CDS encoding ABC transporter ATP-binding protein, giving the protein MEIKVRNLVRSFGMTRAVDDISFEFAAGNVFGFIGPNGAGKTTTIRIMATLDLPDSGDVFYDGVSVVNYPEEVRRLVGYMPDSLPDFRDIQVWEYLDFFARSFGLRGAQRTRTLADIEEFTNLGGIRRKYLAGLSKGMKQRVSLARALVHNPGVLIMDEPAAGLDPRARLELRSLLKILSGQGKAILLSSHILSELQDICDGAVIIEKGRLLSAGTLSQLLAQASPGSAAGAPGAEGEGKPGVTLLIECAKCEEARLKLLEHPAVREVIIREEGKLQAFLEGDDEVVPPVMGTLFAAGLPVMGFARKSMGLEELFMKITTGEVQ; this is encoded by the coding sequence ATGGAAATTAAGGTACGGAATCTCGTTCGTTCGTTCGGCATGACCCGGGCGGTGGACGACATCTCATTCGAGTTCGCGGCGGGGAACGTTTTCGGTTTCATCGGCCCGAACGGGGCGGGCAAGACCACGACGATCAGGATCATGGCGACGCTCGATCTGCCGGATTCCGGCGATGTTTTCTACGACGGCGTCTCGGTCGTCAACTACCCGGAGGAGGTGCGCCGCCTGGTCGGTTACATGCCGGATTCGCTGCCGGATTTCCGCGATATTCAGGTATGGGAGTATCTCGACTTCTTCGCGCGCAGTTTCGGGCTCCGCGGCGCGCAGCGGACCCGGACTCTGGCCGACATCGAGGAGTTCACGAACCTCGGCGGCATCCGCCGCAAATACCTGGCCGGGCTGTCGAAGGGAATGAAGCAGCGCGTGAGCCTCGCCCGCGCGCTCGTTCACAATCCCGGCGTGCTGATCATGGACGAACCGGCCGCCGGGCTCGACCCGCGCGCCCGCCTTGAGCTGCGTTCGCTGCTGAAAATTCTGTCGGGGCAGGGCAAGGCGATCCTGCTGTCGAGCCACATTCTCTCCGAGCTGCAGGACATCTGCGACGGGGCGGTCATCATCGAAAAGGGGAGGCTGCTTTCGGCCGGTACGCTTTCGCAGCTTCTCGCGCAGGCGTCGCCGGGAAGCGCCGCCGGAGCCCCGGGCGCGGAAGGAGAAGGGAAACCGGGCGTGACGCTCCTGATCGAATGCGCGAAGTGCGAGGAGGCCCGGCTGAAGCTGCTCGAGCATCCGGCGGTCCGCGAAGTCATCATCCGCGAGGAGGGGAAGCTGCAGGCGTTTCTCGAGGGGGACGATGAAGTCGTTCCGCCCGTCATGGGGACGCTTTTCGCGGCCGGGCTGCCGGTGATGGGGTTCGCGCGCAAATCGATGGGGCTCGAGGAGCTGTTCATGAAAATCACGACCGGCGAGGTGCAGTAA
- the typA gene encoding translational GTPase TypA → MRDLRNIAIIAHVDHGKTTLVDQIMRQAKIFRENEVVADCFLDSNDLERERGITILSKNISIEYRNTKINVIDTPGHSDFGGQVERVLKLADGVILLVDSAEGPMPQTRFVLDKALQLNLRPVVVINKIDKPDARPDAVHTKVFDLFCELNASDEQLEFPLLYASGRDGWAVRNLDDPRESIFPLLDAILECVPAPQQVEGPVQCQVATLDYSNFVGRIGIGRVYRGTLDTRKPLVIVKRDGTVQNTQVKQLFTFEGLGRKETSVVECGDLCAIVGVADIDISDTICDAETPEAMPAIAIDEPTISMMFRINDSPFFGKEGKYVGSRQLRERLFKEVERDVALRVEDVNGEAFKVSGRGVLHLAILIETMRREGYEFAVAKPQVICKTIDGVKNEPIERLSVDVPSEFAGKIIEIVGQRRGELIQMESRGVRQLVEFFIPTRGLIGLRSKALTASQGEAIVSHLFDHYEPFKGAIPSRTNGTMVSMAQGKAIPFAIDGLQQRGEFFIDPGTDCYEGMIVGEHCKEGDLVVNVQRAKQLTNMRAAGSDRNMKIAPARKMSLEQALEYIEDDELVEVTPLNIRLRKLFLTELERRRNRFKTEE, encoded by the coding sequence ATGCGTGACTTAAGAAACATTGCCATCATTGCCCACGTCGACCACGGCAAGACGACGCTGGTCGATCAGATCATGCGCCAGGCCAAGATTTTCCGTGAGAACGAGGTCGTCGCCGACTGCTTTCTCGACAGCAACGATCTCGAACGCGAGCGCGGAATCACGATTCTCTCCAAGAATATCAGCATCGAGTACAGGAACACCAAGATCAACGTGATCGACACCCCGGGACACAGCGATTTCGGCGGTCAGGTCGAGCGCGTGCTGAAGCTCGCGGACGGCGTGATCCTGCTCGTCGATTCGGCCGAGGGGCCGATGCCGCAGACGCGGTTCGTGCTCGACAAGGCGCTGCAGCTGAATCTGCGCCCGGTGGTCGTCATCAACAAGATCGACAAGCCGGACGCCCGGCCCGATGCGGTCCACACGAAGGTGTTCGACCTCTTCTGCGAGCTGAATGCGAGCGACGAGCAGCTGGAGTTTCCGCTGCTTTACGCTTCCGGCCGCGACGGCTGGGCGGTCCGGAATCTCGACGATCCGCGTGAGTCGATCTTTCCGCTGCTCGATGCGATTCTCGAATGTGTGCCTGCGCCGCAGCAGGTTGAAGGTCCGGTTCAGTGCCAGGTCGCCACGCTCGATTATTCGAACTTCGTCGGCCGCATCGGCATCGGGCGCGTCTACCGCGGCACGCTCGACACCCGCAAGCCGCTGGTGATCGTCAAGCGCGACGGAACCGTTCAGAACACGCAGGTCAAGCAGCTCTTCACCTTCGAGGGGCTCGGCCGGAAGGAGACCAGCGTGGTCGAGTGCGGCGACCTCTGCGCGATCGTCGGCGTCGCCGATATCGATATCTCCGACACGATCTGCGACGCCGAAACGCCGGAGGCCATGCCGGCCATCGCGATCGACGAGCCGACCATCTCGATGATGTTCCGCATCAACGATTCGCCGTTTTTCGGCAAGGAGGGCAAGTATGTCGGCAGCCGCCAGCTGCGCGAGCGTCTGTTCAAGGAGGTCGAGCGCGACGTCGCGCTGCGGGTAGAGGATGTCAACGGAGAGGCGTTCAAGGTCTCCGGCCGCGGCGTTCTGCACCTTGCGATCCTGATTGAAACCATGCGGCGCGAGGGGTATGAGTTCGCGGTTGCGAAGCCGCAGGTCATCTGCAAAACGATCGACGGCGTGAAGAACGAGCCGATCGAGCGGCTCAGCGTGGATGTGCCGTCCGAATTCGCCGGCAAGATCATCGAGATCGTCGGCCAGCGGCGCGGCGAGCTGATCCAGATGGAGTCGCGCGGCGTCCGGCAGCTGGTCGAGTTTTTCATCCCGACCCGCGGACTGATCGGATTGCGCAGCAAGGCGCTGACCGCCAGCCAGGGCGAGGCGATCGTCTCGCATCTTTTCGACCATTACGAGCCGTTCAAGGGGGCGATCCCGTCCCGGACGAACGGCACCATGGTCAGCATGGCGCAGGGCAAGGCGATTCCGTTTGCGATCGACGGGCTTCAGCAGCGCGGCGAATTCTTCATCGATCCGGGCACGGACTGCTACGAGGGGATGATCGTCGGCGAGCACTGCAAGGAGGGCGACCTGGTCGTCAACGTGCAGCGCGCGAAGCAGCTGACCAATATGCGTGCTGCGGGCAGCGACCGGAATATGAAGATCGCGCCGGCGCGGAAGATGTCGCTCGAGCAGGCGCTCGAATACATCGAGGACGACGAGCTGGTCGAGGTGACTCCGCTGAACATCCGGCTGCGCAAACTGTTCCTGACCGAGCTCGAACGTCGCCGGAACCGGTTTAAAACGGAAGAGTAA
- a CDS encoding sialate O-acetylesterase, which produces MKSSWMLAALAGAAFSLGAVETAPIFSDYMVLQRDTPIRVWGTGRPGEAVKVTFRETSLSATADRNGDWKVELPAAPASAEGAVLTVAGDNTLQFKDVLVGDIWLCVGQSNMQWGLKGITGAAEIVKAAENPEIRLYQVPCVWSRTPSRTLNAKWKLCTPETVGGFTAVGYLVGRDIQQAIKVPVGLINISWGGCRIEAMSARESFAGIPGLEETAATVEKQIADMNSKQDSELRKDKQRLPTVLYNAMVHPLTPFAVKGMLWYQGEDNHYEGAVYGDKLKALARTWRNAFANPTLPIYIVQLPPFNYHKTEVTRLPNFWAAQQRFAEGDRYAGFITATDCGVADDIHPRDKVPLARRLANLVLYLSYGIGDDTALVPQFYRATPQNGKLVVEFLHANGLRTRDGKPVSHLMLAGEDGVFHPAEGVIENDRLIVSSDKVANPVRLRFGWHNVANPNLVNSAGVPAAPFDTAVPVR; this is translated from the coding sequence ATGAAATCCAGCTGGATGCTTGCCGCCCTTGCCGGCGCGGCGTTTTCGCTCGGCGCGGTCGAAACCGCTCCGATCTTCTCCGACTACATGGTTCTGCAACGCGACACGCCGATCCGTGTCTGGGGCACCGGCCGGCCCGGCGAGGCGGTCAAAGTGACCTTCCGGGAAACCTCGCTGTCGGCCACGGCGGACCGGAACGGAGACTGGAAGGTCGAGCTGCCCGCCGCCCCCGCGTCGGCGGAAGGCGCCGTTCTTACGGTAGCAGGCGACAACACGCTCCAGTTCAAGGATGTGCTGGTCGGCGACATCTGGCTCTGCGTCGGACAGAGCAACATGCAGTGGGGACTCAAGGGCATCACCGGAGCGGCGGAGATCGTCAAGGCGGCGGAAAATCCCGAAATCCGGCTCTATCAGGTTCCGTGCGTCTGGAGCCGCACACCGTCCAGAACGCTCAATGCGAAGTGGAAACTCTGTACGCCGGAGACCGTCGGCGGTTTCACGGCGGTCGGCTATCTGGTCGGCCGGGACATTCAGCAGGCGATCAAGGTCCCGGTCGGATTGATCAACATCTCCTGGGGCGGCTGCCGAATCGAAGCGATGAGCGCGCGCGAATCGTTCGCCGGAATTCCGGGGCTCGAGGAGACCGCCGCGACGGTCGAAAAGCAGATCGCGGACATGAATTCGAAGCAGGACTCCGAGCTGCGCAAGGACAAGCAGCGGCTGCCGACCGTCCTCTACAATGCGATGGTTCATCCCCTCACGCCGTTCGCGGTGAAGGGGATGCTCTGGTATCAGGGCGAGGACAACCACTACGAGGGCGCCGTCTACGGCGACAAGCTCAAAGCGCTCGCCCGGACCTGGCGGAACGCCTTCGCCAACCCGACGCTGCCGATCTACATCGTCCAGCTGCCGCCGTTCAACTATCATAAGACCGAGGTGACGCGGCTGCCGAACTTCTGGGCCGCGCAGCAGCGCTTCGCCGAGGGAGACCGCTACGCCGGTTTCATCACCGCGACCGACTGCGGAGTGGCGGACGACATCCATCCGCGCGACAAGGTTCCGCTCGCCCGCCGCCTTGCAAATCTCGTGCTCTATCTGAGCTACGGCATCGGCGACGACACGGCGCTTGTGCCGCAGTTCTATCGGGCAACTCCGCAGAACGGCAAACTCGTCGTTGAGTTCCTGCATGCGAACGGCCTCAGAACCCGCGACGGCAAGCCGGTCTCGCACCTGATGCTGGCCGGGGAAGACGGCGTGTTCCATCCGGCCGAGGGCGTCATCGAGAATGACCGGCTCATCGTGAGCTCCGACAAAGTCGCCAACCCGGTCCGGCTCCGCTTCGGCTGGCATAATGTCGCCAACCCGAACCTCGTCAACAGCGCCGGTGTTCCGGCCGCGCCGTTCGACACGGCCGTACCGGTCCGCTGA
- a CDS encoding AAA family ATPase: MSRTELISPGELQPVQERANRILDELDRILLGHHEVHRLLLIGILSRGHILLEGLPGVGKTALVKALGTLLSLDFKRIQFTPDLLPSDILGCNILQMMPDGERKMVFQPGAIFSNILLADEINRASPKTQSAMLEAMQEHAVTLLGETRPLPEPFFVLASQNPIELEGTYPIPEAQLDRFLFKIAVGGVDAGVLTEIIAHRRRGEPPQPSFRVSREELAGLFDAMERIHLSEPVANYMARLVAAGHPGSPGALPEVERFVTFGASPRAAIALAESARAAALLAGRPSVGFEDVRSVAPAVLNHRLLLNYQARFEKVTSFDLIDLLLDKVDPAGLDLPKGVSLEAGEVRA; this comes from the coding sequence ATGAGCAGGACCGAACTGATTTCACCCGGAGAGCTGCAGCCGGTGCAGGAGCGCGCCAACCGGATTCTCGATGAACTCGACCGCATTCTGCTCGGGCACCACGAGGTGCACCGGCTGCTGCTGATCGGCATCCTGAGCCGGGGGCACATCCTGCTCGAGGGACTGCCCGGCGTCGGCAAGACGGCGCTGGTCAAGGCGCTCGGGACGCTCCTGTCGCTCGATTTCAAGCGGATTCAGTTCACGCCGGATCTGCTGCCGAGCGACATCCTCGGTTGCAACATCCTGCAGATGATGCCGGACGGGGAGCGGAAGATGGTCTTTCAGCCCGGCGCGATCTTTTCGAACATCCTGCTTGCGGACGAGATCAACCGCGCTTCGCCGAAGACGCAGTCCGCCATGCTCGAGGCGATGCAGGAACATGCCGTGACGCTGCTCGGCGAGACGCGCCCCCTGCCGGAGCCGTTTTTCGTGCTCGCCTCGCAGAATCCGATCGAGCTTGAAGGGACCTATCCGATCCCGGAGGCGCAGCTCGACCGCTTTCTTTTCAAAATCGCGGTCGGCGGCGTGGATGCCGGAGTGCTGACCGAGATCATCGCGCACCGCCGCCGCGGTGAGCCGCCGCAGCCGTCGTTCCGGGTGAGCCGGGAGGAGCTGGCCGGACTGTTCGACGCGATGGAGCGCATCCACCTCTCCGAGCCGGTCGCCAACTACATGGCGCGGCTGGTCGCGGCCGGGCATCCGGGTTCGCCGGGGGCGCTGCCCGAGGTCGAGCGGTTCGTGACCTTCGGCGCTTCGCCGCGCGCCGCGATCGCGCTGGCCGAGTCGGCGCGTGCGGCGGCGCTGCTGGCCGGCCGGCCGTCAGTCGGCTTTGAGGATGTCAGGAGCGTCGCGCCCGCGGTGCTGAACCACCGGCTGCTGCTGAATTATCAGGCGCGGTTCGAGAAGGTGACGAGCTTCGACCTGATTGACCTCCTGCTCGACAAGGTCGATCCGGCCGGGCTCGATCTGCCGAAGGGCGTTTCGCTCGAAGCCGGGGAGGTGCGGGCATGA
- a CDS encoding class II aldolase/adducin family protein, whose amino-acid sequence MNKTNFVHPRDQIVDIMQRIYGYGMTTTSGGNLSILDSDGNMWISPASVDKGTLRREDIVCVKPDGTVEGRHKPSSEFPFHRAIYKMRPDIKGILHAHPPALVSFSVAGKIPDTSVHPAAKMICGTVGYAPYEVPGSEALGKNVAAAFSAGHSTILLENHGACTAGATLQEAFKRFETLDFCARLILRASQLGTPHYLSDTEIEFSQLDRNIDFRPFDPEVRSSDEMELRYQMALLIRRAYKQMLFTSTEGTFAVRVDKERILITPRNVDRGNIQPEDMVLVKGMRYESGRKLSRAAWLFRAIFDAQPEINSLIIANPPHLMGYTVAHEEFDPRVIPESYILLREMPAFPFGTQFRDLKKITDTISPRYPVIMLENDCMISSGRTLLEAFDRMEVAEYSAKATISARNLGGMNPINDEQIADLVKAFKLIP is encoded by the coding sequence ATGAACAAAACAAATTTCGTCCATCCGCGCGACCAGATCGTGGACATCATGCAGCGTATTTACGGCTACGGCATGACGACCACCAGCGGCGGGAACCTTTCTATCCTCGATTCCGACGGCAATATGTGGATCAGCCCGGCCAGCGTCGACAAGGGCACGCTGCGCCGCGAGGACATCGTCTGCGTCAAGCCGGACGGCACCGTCGAAGGCCGCCACAAGCCGTCGAGCGAATTTCCGTTCCACCGCGCCATCTACAAGATGCGGCCGGACATCAAGGGAATCCTGCACGCCCATCCGCCCGCGCTGGTCTCGTTCAGCGTGGCCGGCAAGATTCCGGACACCAGCGTGCATCCCGCCGCCAAAATGATCTGCGGCACCGTCGGTTACGCGCCGTATGAGGTTCCGGGCAGCGAAGCGCTCGGCAAGAACGTCGCGGCGGCCTTTTCGGCCGGACACTCGACGATCCTGCTCGAAAACCACGGCGCCTGCACGGCGGGAGCCACGCTGCAGGAGGCGTTCAAGCGCTTCGAGACGCTCGATTTCTGCGCCCGGCTGATCCTGCGGGCAAGCCAGCTCGGCACGCCGCATTACCTTTCCGACACCGAAATCGAGTTCAGCCAGCTCGACCGCAACATCGATTTCCGGCCGTTCGACCCGGAAGTCCGCTCGAGCGACGAAATGGAGCTGCGCTACCAGATGGCGCTCCTGATCCGCCGCGCCTACAAGCAGATGCTGTTCACGAGCACCGAAGGGACTTTCGCGGTCCGCGTCGACAAGGAGCGCATCCTCATCACGCCGCGCAACGTCGACCGCGGCAACATCCAGCCGGAGGACATGGTGCTGGTCAAGGGCATGCGCTACGAGTCCGGCCGCAAGCTGAGCCGCGCCGCGTGGCTGTTCCGCGCGATTTTCGACGCGCAGCCCGAAATCAACTCCCTGATCATCGCGAATCCGCCGCACCTGATGGGTTATACCGTCGCGCACGAGGAGTTCGATCCGCGGGTCATTCCCGAAAGCTACATCCTGCTGCGCGAGATGCCTGCCTTCCCGTTCGGCACGCAGTTCCGCGACCTCAAGAAGATCACCGACACGATCTCGCCGCGCTATCCGGTCATCATGCTCGAAAACGACTGCATGATCTCGAGCGGCCGCACGCTGCTTGAAGCGTTCGACCGCATGGAAGTGGCCGAATACAGCGCCAAGGCGACGATCAGCGCCCGGAACCTCGGCGGCATGAACCCGATCAACGACGAGCAGATCGCCGACCTGGTCAAGGCGTTCAAGCTGATTCCGTAA
- a CDS encoding S1 family peptidase codes for MRFWAGLAALAVVGGICTALVGEDAKTGGKSEEKKDGSLLSKIRRNHQVDSSADRLNNSFLLVRSPDGRGSAFMTRLWDQPVIVTNAHVYLEMKEPEVVDINGKVYKIKEVLGSKSRDLVILSYEDPDPDAEMLSAAGDVGAIPLSTKVIAYGNSLGDDVIVTQTGKLLGIGPDKIETDAPFVGGNSGGPVLLQDGGEVIGVATYLRHIAPDSTTVGSRYDSSRVRKVVRRFATRIDNLQPDDLEPLKLNVLDREREVVRRSNDWVSHIQNVFQKELTLDEFREFSSDCFKRGRVLIDGETVEWHSSYLKNKFETNREMIVAVLKSFELDSVVELSRLGAILDRNAEKMSVARRTGYPVRCFFCMGSGKYSKKIVNPQYRPNSAYARYIMKYEACAVCDGNGKRPLWPERLCFTVPPDVKEEMGKRITAAGEEFCGFHLGGEKKEELDRHIFYRKEPLYVVPNSFGETMFFAGNHQDRAAVCTVLTFMFDRLLGVAVLVPQTAGGLEEGLERYHHGKISGASPISIRAARVEDRKALPLDRRGRPLLKPIRPVNIQDEPAYRGMLIMGYHNSLTALTSLDLPVLARRCKGHENL; via the coding sequence ATGCGGTTCTGGGCCGGGTTGGCGGCTCTGGCGGTGGTCGGCGGTATCTGCACGGCGCTGGTCGGAGAGGATGCGAAGACCGGAGGAAAGAGCGAAGAGAAAAAAGATGGGTCGCTGCTTTCGAAAATCCGGAGAAATCACCAGGTCGACAGTTCGGCCGACCGCCTCAACAACAGTTTTCTGCTGGTGCGCTCCCCGGACGGGCGCGGTTCCGCGTTCATGACCAGGCTCTGGGACCAGCCGGTGATCGTGACGAACGCCCATGTCTATCTTGAGATGAAGGAGCCCGAAGTGGTCGATATCAACGGCAAGGTCTACAAAATCAAGGAGGTTCTCGGCTCGAAAAGCCGCGACCTGGTGATTCTTTCCTACGAAGACCCCGATCCCGATGCCGAAATGCTTTCCGCCGCCGGCGACGTCGGTGCGATTCCGCTTTCGACGAAAGTGATCGCCTACGGCAACAGCCTCGGCGACGACGTGATCGTGACGCAGACCGGCAAGCTGCTCGGCATCGGCCCGGACAAGATCGAGACGGACGCTCCGTTCGTGGGCGGCAACTCCGGCGGCCCGGTTCTGCTGCAGGACGGCGGCGAGGTGATCGGCGTGGCGACCTATCTGCGCCATATCGCGCCGGACAGCACGACGGTCGGCTCCAGATACGACTCCTCGCGCGTCAGGAAAGTCGTGCGCCGGTTCGCCACCCGGATCGACAACCTCCAGCCGGACGACCTTGAGCCGCTCAAGCTCAATGTGCTCGACCGGGAGCGCGAAGTCGTGAGGCGGAGCAACGACTGGGTCAGCCACATTCAGAACGTGTTTCAGAAGGAACTGACCCTGGATGAATTCAGGGAATTCAGCTCCGACTGCTTCAAGCGCGGCCGGGTCCTGATCGACGGCGAGACCGTCGAGTGGCACAGCAGCTATCTGAAGAACAAATTCGAAACGAACCGGGAGATGATTGTGGCGGTTCTGAAATCGTTCGAGCTCGATTCGGTGGTTGAACTTTCCCGGCTCGGCGCGATTCTCGACCGGAATGCGGAGAAGATGAGCGTCGCGCGCCGCACCGGTTATCCGGTCCGCTGCTTCTTCTGCATGGGCAGCGGCAAATATTCGAAGAAGATCGTGAATCCGCAGTACCGGCCGAACTCCGCCTATGCGCGCTATATCATGAAGTATGAAGCGTGCGCGGTCTGCGACGGGAACGGCAAGCGGCCGCTCTGGCCGGAACGGCTCTGCTTTACGGTTCCGCCCGACGTGAAGGAGGAGATGGGAAAACGGATCACGGCCGCCGGCGAGGAGTTCTGCGGGTTTCATCTCGGCGGCGAAAAGAAGGAAGAGCTGGACCGGCATATCTTCTATCGCAAGGAACCGCTCTATGTCGTTCCGAACTCGTTCGGGGAGACCATGTTTTTCGCCGGTAACCACCAGGACCGCGCCGCGGTCTGCACGGTCCTTACCTTCATGTTCGACCGGCTGCTCGGCGTGGCGGTTCTGGTTCCGCAGACCGCGGGCGGCCTCGAAGAGGGGCTCGAACGTTACCATCACGGGAAGATCTCCGGCGCGTCGCCGATCTCGATCCGGGCCGCCAGAGTTGAGGACCGCAAGGCGCTTCCACTCGACCGCCGCGGGCGTCCGCTGCTGAAACCGATCCGGCCGGTGAATATTCAGGATGAACCGGCCTACCGGGGAATGCTGATCATGGGATACCACAACAGCCTCACCGCGCTGACCAGCCTCGATCTGCCGGTGCTGGCCAGGCGCTGCAAAGGACATGAAAACTTATGA